A region of the Hydra vulgaris chromosome 12, alternate assembly HydraT2T_AEP genome:
CTTGtcgggtttttttttctttctgacgaccaaaaatctttatttaactgttttttatttataattatacttttcaccatattttaataattaagctTATTTTAAGTGTGCtttactgtaaattttttatagactCTAAAGTTAAAAGAGTTTCATGTGAgcaaaaatcaagaaaaacgAATCAACCAATTGCAACTGTTTTGTTTGTCAAAACCAaaaatagactttttaaaattcataagaTCGAGAGAAAACAAAGGACATTTTTACGTGAGTCatgaaaaaaagcttttatattGCTCAGTACCAAAAATTGCCAGCACCAACTGGAAGAGAGTAGTTTTGCTGCTCGaaggaaaagttaaaagtttaacgGAGAATGCGAAAGACACTATTCACACAATTCCTCAAACCAGACTGTTTTCATTGATTAGTAAAGGAGAGGTTAATCACGTGTTAAAAAACTACCTTAAATTTTTCATCACAAGACACCCGTTTGAAAGATTAGTATCAGCTTATCGTAATAAGTTTGCTGATAATAACACATATTTCGAACGTTTGTTTGGCGTGCCTATTCTTCGAATGCACAGAGCAAATTTAACAAACACAGAATATGAAAGTGGGAAAGGTGTCacttttaatgaatttgttCATTGGCTCATTGAAAGAAACGTGTTTGATGCTCACTGGGCGCCAGTATATTCACTATGTTCTCCTTGCATAATACCTTTCAATTTTATAGGAAAAATGGAAACCCTAGTAGAGGATTCTGAAGAGATTTTATCATTGATAGGagcaaaaaatatacattttccAGCAAATCTTACTGACGGCTACAAAATCtcatcaaaaaaacttatgtatGACTTGTTTTCAACAATTTCAGGAGACACaatacaaaaactatataaaatgtATGAAGCTGATTTTGTggcttttaattataaaattccaGAAAAGTTATTCTACAACTAAAAAGcgttttaagaaaaagaaacctaacaagttttaaattcattcagaaaattgcttaaaacgTTTCTCTTCAGAAAaccttttacaaatttttactcataaaacctttttgcaaattttaactACCTAGTTTTagcttttgcatttttaaatttcagattttaactctattaacttattattatagtgAATTTCttgaaacattaattttaaaacagaacacaaatatatttaacacatgtaaaattataagattgtgaattttgaaaactgtataaaatgttttcctatactttttacaaatgactaaaaatttatatgaaagtTAAATACTTCTTTTAACTGAATCAGAGTCGTAGAAAAGGTaagcttttatttaataaaaaactttaattttatgaattatccaaataatgtttaatattatatttttactaaatcaacCAAGATTTAATTAGCcgactttttgaaaaaaacgatATGAAGAAGacaaatactttctttttgacCATTAATGTGTGAAGGttaggttttaaattaaaaaaaaaaaaaattcatttaaacaagttttaaatattccaattaaagttgtttattatgacttttattacagttttttaatctttgattTAAGTGgacattttataattaaaactttataattaatttttaagcttGTTTagtaaaatcatatttttattgatatttgatTGACAACATTTATGAGCTGCTGTAAATTCGATTTCGTAAAATGgggtttgatttaattttatatttgcattGCATTGGTAAAGTCTATAAAAATTGGACCTTTACTAATGTTCTTTATGCGCCTTTTTTCAATGCTCAAAATAGTCAGGTAACTCAAACGTTCATTGCGTCATTCAAGATCGTAAgtatatgtttattaatttaagatTTGAGAAGCgttgtttatttgatatcaAGGAGACGGgcaaagttaaaaagttaccAATGCAGTAACTAGCTTTAGAAAACTAAACACAATTTTGAGCTGCATTATGTTATCTATAAACCTTCCAAGTGTTTCATGTTTCTGGTTTTTCTAATGAAACCTTTAGGCAaacgaacaaaaaaatataacttggCTAAGAAGGTTATCAGAAAtattgtcttttaaaatttaaaaagcaacaaaTTTAGAGTGATCTTTGTCtctaaaatacttttgaaaatgaatTGAGATGACAACTTGTTGCagcaacttgaaaaaaatttctctgCAATAATTTTGATACAGCACGCAGAGATAGAAAAACTTTCTCAAAAAGAACAATAGACAATATGATATTCATTTTGCCATGTTTTCTAGGACTTGCCCAGCCTTGTCACGTATTGCTGGTCAATTACATGTCAGATATGTGAAGGGCTTAATCAGGTTAGGATACCAATTTATAATGAATGTCTACATTCTCATCTTATTGTGCACATCCTCCaaagtaaacatttatttgtttaataatactaaagaaaattttaatctttgCACATAATTTAAATTACGTTACCGTTTGATCTGCTACTAAATATACTTCATTGACGTTGGGATCAAtagcaatttttgaaaaatttctgaTGAAACTTCCCCTCTCCATTCTTTTAAACGGTCGGGGGCCCAGGTTCATTAAGCCTGCCTAACCTGCTACTGCTACGCCACTGATGAAACGGGTTTTTATCGGAATCACTGAGCCCCAATAGTAACGTTTATAAATGTccgtaatatttaaaaaacagcatttaaaaaatttgagcaatCCATTATTATGTATCCAACATTTTTATGTATCCAACATTATTATGTATCCAACGTTATTATGTATCCAACATTATTATGTATCCAACATTACTATGTAATTATAAATACTGTAAGTAGCGGCAttataacttgttttaaaatactatacCAATTGTGCGACTGATCGATAACCAGATTGTGTTAAGCGCTACATGCGAGCAGACGCGTTATATATGGCTATTAGTTaagaacaatatatatatatatatatatatatatatatatatatatatatatatatatatatatatatatatatatatattattactatatactgaagtatatattactatatagagtttgttttttagtgttatatatttatttatatatttatttaagtccAGTTTAAGTTAATATGGCAGTTACGCtaaaagaaataacataaaTAGTATCCAAGACTTAAAAGAAACgctaaattttcaagaaaaaagaaTAGAGAAAGGAGTAAAATGTGCTAAAGGTACTgagaagaaaaataataaaaacgctATAAACACAATCTACAAAAAAATCCAGAATTTCTGTAGCCAGATCAGAAAAAAACATAACCGAAGAATTAAAGGTATTCcagaaaacaacaaaaaaatggaacaaaacGGAAAAAATTCTTATCTGAAAGGTTATCAGTAAAAGATATAGAGATCGAAAGAACACTTCGTTTGGGAATAAAAACAGAAGGGCCAACTAGAACAATTGTAATGAAGCTACTTAGATTTAAAGATAAATCTAAAATCATAATCGAagattttagatttataaaatcTAATCCCAAACGAAAGCCTTTTTAATTTGTCATTTCTTATAACGACGAACATCTAATTGTCAAGAATTCGGTAACCTTTGCGATTTTTACTTAGCGATTTTGTTTTTGAAGGCATTTTGATGGCCTTAAAAACAGTAATGTTTATGTCGAGTggaataatatttgtaataaacaaaatgaaacgtgatattatatttttatttgcaactgCCATATTAACTTAAACTGGacttaaataaacatataaataaatatataaaactaaaaatatttttgtttgtttgcaaaACTATACTAGTGTATTCTACTCAATGTTCTTAAGGAACAGAGGTTTCTCCATTAATAGGTTCATCAGAAAGCTTCTTGATGATGAACCTATTAATGGTTGATCATCAAGAAGCTGATGGATAAGGAAGTTGTTGAAGACAAAAATTAGATTGTAACAAGAATTAAAGTATTGGGAGACAGAAAATGATTTagattgaagaaaataatttaaaagaagaataaatCAACGGAAGATATGAAAAATTAGTTagcaaaattcaaataaagtttcgtaaaaaagtttttatatttttgaccaaCCAATTCTTCTGCAAGTAAAAGGTAGAGATTTAATAAActtgaaagactttttttagttaaacatatattattcaaaaaattcattgCTTTAAGTGTAAAGAATGTATGTTGTAAATCAACAACAACTAGGACTCAATTATTTGTTGAATTTACAAATAATTCTTATAATTTTACGCTTTTTTCATTTATCCTTCTATTCCACAATACAATATTGTATTAAGGTTATCTAAAACGTTAGTATAACACTGATTAGTAtgaccaaataaaataaaatcgatcactcaattttttatagataaagtaataaattaagaaatgaaCTATGTTATGAATTCGTTGCATCATATGCTGACCCTAATCCTAACACGAATTCATAATGTTCATAATGTTATGACAGCACAGAAATTTTTTTGTCGGATTTTAGAAGTCAAAAAGTTattgtcatattttaaaatagcgtTTTAAAATTCTCTTGCGAGATACgagcaataaaaaaacacgTCACCCGAACATCATCGAAAAAAACCCGAAATTTATGGAGACTGGCCTTAAACCATCTGAGTTTTACATATTACAGAGAAACTTGTCAATTGTTTGATAAAAGTTGGTTAAATTGGGACTgagttaataaagaaaattatgaaaaaatattttttaaatcatatttagaaaaaaaaagattttataatggtcacgtaaagtttttttttttcagttttttataataactcaCTTACTagagtaaaaaaagtaaaacagtaATAACAGTAAAAGTCAAGTAAAACAATAATGGATGAGCTTAATACAAACTCTGCTTTAAATACAACCAAATAAACTTGATGACATTTGCGAGGTTGGCTTTAAAAATGTCTGCGATATTCTCAACTATTTCTTCTTGAAAATCTGTAATATTTCTTAATCTGTAATAATACTTAGTCggtaatatgtaaaaattttataatgttttttgatCAACTAAAAGTTATCAAAGTTTATTCCTATATTTAAAAGTGGAGATGATTCTATTGCTTCTAACTACaaccaatttatatttttccatgtttttcaaaattattagaaCGCATAATGCACAATAGTTAATAATTGGGAACAAGCATTATCTTAAAACATTACTGTTAGACGAAAATATAACTTGCGGGGTCCCACAAAGATAAATCTTCGGACTAttgttactttttgtttatataaatgataaatactAATTTTCCAATATACTCAACTTTGTTTTTCTCGCCAATgatacatattttttctttagctGAACAAACCTCAACCTAATGTTAAATACGATTACGtaagaaattaaacaaattgtttaaggCTAACAATATCTCCCTAAATGTtgcaaaattcaaatttattcgttttataaaattttctaaatcataCACTTTCCCTTCAAACTTCTTTATTGGCTGATTTATAtaactaaacttaaaataaatattaaataaagtaaacaaaatattaaagttcTTGGACATAATT
Encoded here:
- the LOC105843663 gene encoding carbohydrate sulfotransferase 11 isoform X3 — protein: MPFCNFYFVSIFFILFFTFMTFVAYIKYNGNINKILWIENSQTLKLKEFHVSKNQEKRINQLQLFCLSKPKIDFLKFIRSRENKGHFYVSHEKKLLYCSVPKIASTNWKRVVLLLEGKVKSLTENAKDTIHTIPQTRLFSLISKGEVNHVLKNYLKFFITRHPFERLVSAYRNKFADNNTYFERLFGVPILRMHRANLTNTEYESGKGVTFNEFVHWLIERNVFDAHWAPVYSLCSPCIIPFNFIGKMETLVEDSEEILSLIGAKNIHFPANLTDGYKISSKKLMYDLFSTISGDTIQKLYKMYEADFVAFNYKIPEKLFYN
- the LOC105843663 gene encoding carbohydrate sulfotransferase 11 isoform X4 — encoded protein: MPFCNFYFTLKLKEFHVSKNQEKRINQLQLFCLSKPKIDFLKFIRSRENKGHFYVSHEKKLLYCSVPKIASTNWKRVVLLLEGKVKSLTENAKDTIHTIPQTRLFSLISKGEVNHVLKNYLKFFITRHPFERLVSAYRNKFADNNTYFERLFGVPILRMHRANLTNTEYESGKGVTFNEFVHWLIERNVFDAHWAPVYSLCSPCIIPFNFIGKMETLVEDSEEILSLIGAKNIHFPANLTDGYKISSKKLMYDLFSTISGDTIQKLYKMYEADFVAFNYKIPEKLFYN